The Sediminicola sp. YIK13 genomic sequence AAATATTGTACTATACGACCTATTGCATATTAATTCGTTAAAACGATATTATGTTTGTTTATGATCTTTCTCATGTTGATCAATGCATAGCGCATTCTTCCTAGTGCAGTGTTAATGCTTACTCCTGTGTTTTCAGATATCTCCTTAAAACTCATATCCTTATAGATACGCATTAGAAGTACTTCTTTCTGATCATCTGGAAGCTCATCGATAAGGATTCGTAAATCACTATCAATCTGGTCTTTTATAATTTGCTTTTCAGCATTTAACTTATCATCACCAATTACAGAGAAAATATTAAAGTCATCGCTACCTTCGAACTTTGGCATTCTTTTGTTCTTTCTAAAATGGTCTATAATAAGGTTGTGCGATATGCGCATTACCCAGGGTAAAAATTTCCCTTCTTCACTATAGGATCCTTTTTTTAAGGTTTTGATCACTTTGATAAAGGTATCTTGGAAGATATCCTCTGTTACATCCCTGTCCAATACTTTTGAGTAAATGAAGCTGGTGATTCTTTGGTTGTGTCTGTTGATTAAGATTTCTAAAGCCCTTTCATTTCCGGCAATATAATCCCTTACTAATACTGAGTCATCAATCTGTAGTTCCATACAAATTACTTTTTTTTGGTTAAAATTAGGGGCCTCCCCTTTCGGAAAGGACTTCTAGTTATTTAGGTAAATTCTAAAAAGTAATTTTTCTGTATAGGCCTATATAGTTATTAATTACACTTCAAAT encodes the following:
- a CDS encoding RNA polymerase sigma factor; protein product: MELQIDDSVLVRDYIAGNERALEILINRHNQRITSFIYSKVLDRDVTEDIFQDTFIKVIKTLKKGSYSEEGKFLPWVMRISHNLIIDHFRKNKRMPKFEGSDDFNIFSVIGDDKLNAEKQIIKDQIDSDLRILIDELPDDQKEVLLMRIYKDMSFKEISENTGVSINTALGRMRYALINMRKIINKHNIVLTN